A window of Gemmatimonadota bacterium contains these coding sequences:
- a CDS encoding putative zinc-binding metallopeptidase has protein sequence MPNSRYPWARWTDERLLLLRFKDLGLKLEGTWVQDCIDELHGELEDRGLRLKPHVWVSDEWFSPGGVSGFAVPFYLLHPRLMKLERSQLIEIEGGQHHECMKIMRHECGHAIQHGYQLHRRREWQRLFGKSSVRYPEAYRPNPASKRYVQHLRRWYAQSHPDEDFAETFAVWLRPRSDWRRRYAGWPALQKLEYVDALMQELEGVVPSHRNREVVDPLRSLKRTLFEHYTYRKAIYSVEYPKTYDDDLQRLFSDDPRHRIRPTAAAFLRQHRADIRRIVSRWTGEYQFSLDQVLEDMIGRCKELRLRVPGNERQLLTDFLVLLTARTMGFLVGQGRRDWIAV, from the coding sequence ATGCCGAACTCCCGGTACCCCTGGGCCCGCTGGACCGACGAGCGCCTGCTGTTGCTGCGCTTCAAGGACCTCGGGCTCAAGCTGGAGGGGACCTGGGTGCAGGACTGCATCGACGAGCTGCATGGCGAACTGGAGGACCGCGGGCTGCGGCTCAAGCCGCATGTCTGGGTGAGCGACGAGTGGTTCTCGCCGGGCGGGGTGTCGGGGTTCGCGGTGCCCTTCTACCTGCTGCATCCGCGCCTGATGAAGCTCGAGCGCTCGCAGCTCATCGAGATCGAGGGCGGGCAGCACCACGAGTGCATGAAGATCATGCGCCACGAGTGCGGCCACGCCATCCAGCACGGCTACCAGTTGCATCGACGGCGCGAGTGGCAGCGGCTCTTCGGCAAGTCGAGCGTGCGCTACCCCGAGGCGTACCGTCCCAACCCGGCGAGCAAGCGCTACGTGCAGCACCTGCGCCGCTGGTACGCGCAGAGCCATCCCGACGAGGACTTCGCCGAGACCTTCGCCGTCTGGCTCCGGCCGCGCAGCGACTGGCGCCGGCGGTACGCGGGGTGGCCCGCGTTGCAGAAGCTCGAGTACGTTGATGCCCTGATGCAGGAACTGGAAGGCGTCGTCCCCTCGCACCGCAACCGCGAGGTGGTCGACCCGCTCCGCTCGCTCAAGCGCACCCTGTTCGAGCACTACACGTACCGCAAGGCGATCTACTCGGTGGAATACCCGAAGACCTACGACGACGACCTGCAGCGGCTCTTCTCCGACGACCCGCGGCACCGCATCCGCCCCACCGCCGCGGCCTTCCTCCGCCAGCACCGCGCCGACATCCGCCGCATCGTCTCGCGCTGGACGGGCGAGTACCAGTTCTCGCTCGACCAGGTGCTCGAGGACATGATCGGCCGCTGCAAGGAGCTGCGGCTCCGCGTCCCCGGCAACGAGCGCCAGCTCCTGACCGACTTCCTCGTGCTGCTCACCGCGCGCACGATGGGCTTCCTCGTCGGACAGGGCCGTCGCGACTGGATCGCCGTATGA
- a CDS encoding D-alanine--D-alanine ligase: protein MKRLTILVLTHPDLVPPEVEGVLSAREAFDIKTEFDVISTLRETGHDVHVLGVQWELRPIREAVDALKPDIVFNLLEEFHGETMYDQNVVSYLELMKVKYTGCNPRGLMLSRGKALSKKLLAYHRIRVPDFAVFPMGRKVKRPRHLAFPLIVKSLIEHSSLGISQASVVDSDEKLAERVRFIHERIGTDAIAEQFIGGREIYVSVLGNDRLAAFTPWELVVEKQDPDAPLIATAKMKHDPEYQAKKGIAIRAAQQIHPDAEARLLHDSKRIYRILELTGYARIDFRLDEEGRTWFLEANPNPDIAREEEFAQAAAHDGIPYPKLLERIVRMGLRQE from the coding sequence ATGAAGCGGCTCACGATCCTCGTCCTCACGCACCCCGACCTCGTGCCCCCCGAGGTCGAGGGCGTGCTCTCGGCGCGCGAGGCGTTCGACATCAAGACCGAGTTCGACGTCATCTCCACGCTGCGCGAGACGGGGCACGACGTCCACGTCCTCGGCGTGCAGTGGGAGCTGCGCCCCATCCGCGAGGCGGTGGACGCGCTCAAGCCGGACATCGTCTTCAACCTGCTCGAGGAGTTCCACGGCGAGACGATGTACGACCAGAACGTCGTGAGCTACCTCGAGCTCATGAAGGTGAAGTACACCGGCTGCAACCCGCGCGGCCTCATGCTCTCGCGCGGCAAGGCCCTCTCCAAGAAGCTCCTCGCGTACCACCGCATCCGCGTCCCCGACTTCGCCGTCTTCCCCATGGGGCGCAAGGTGAAGCGGCCGCGCCACCTCGCCTTCCCGCTCATCGTCAAGTCCCTCATCGAGCACTCGTCGCTCGGCATCTCGCAGGCCTCGGTCGTGGACAGCGACGAGAAGCTCGCCGAGCGGGTGCGGTTCATCCATGAGCGCATCGGGACCGATGCCATCGCCGAGCAGTTCATCGGCGGGCGCGAGATCTACGTGAGCGTCCTCGGCAACGACCGGCTCGCGGCCTTCACGCCATGGGAGCTGGTGGTGGAGAAGCAGGACCCCGACGCGCCGCTCATCGCCACGGCGAAGATGAAGCACGACCCGGAGTACCAGGCGAAGAAGGGGATCGCGATCCGGGCCGCGCAGCAGATCCATCCCGACGCCGAGGCGCGGCTGCTGCACGACAGCAAGCGCATCTATCGGATCCTCGAGCTCACCGGGTACGCCCGGATCGACTTCCGGCTCGACGAGGAAGGGCGGACCTGGTTCCTCGAGGCGAATCCCAACCCCGACATCGCGCGCGAGGAGGAGTTCGCGCAGGCGGCGGCGCACGACGGGATCCCGTACCCGAAGCTGCTCGAGCGGATCGTGCGGATGGGGTTGCGGCAGGAGTAG
- a CDS encoding VOC family protein, whose protein sequence is MSHALKKLSPVLLVDAIEPCLPFWERLGWVNVAEVPHGDVLGFVILVKDGLEVMYQTRASVAADIAALTDLPTGGTFLFLEVDDLDAVIREIAGAPRVFERRTTFYGMDEIGVREPGGNSITFAMKVG, encoded by the coding sequence GTGTCCCATGCCCTCAAGAAGCTCTCCCCGGTGCTGCTGGTCGACGCGATCGAACCCTGCCTCCCCTTCTGGGAACGACTCGGCTGGGTGAACGTCGCCGAGGTCCCGCACGGTGACGTGCTGGGATTCGTGATCCTCGTGAAGGACGGGCTCGAGGTCATGTACCAGACGCGCGCGAGCGTCGCCGCCGACATCGCGGCACTCACCGACCTGCCGACGGGCGGCACCTTCCTCTTCCTCGAGGTGGACGACCTCGATGCGGTCATCCGGGAGATCGCCGGGGCGCCCCGCGTCTTCGAGCGGCGGACGACCTTCTACGGCATGGACGAGATCGGCGTGCGCGAACCGGGCGGCAACTCCATCACCTTCGCGATGAAGGTCGGTTGA
- a CDS encoding vitamin K epoxide reductase family protein, with amino-acid sequence MPDATAPRHGLLGLSYRQIIALIALVNAFVATYLHLWKLGLAGELSCGASGGCHIVQFSAYSWFLGVDVALIGAIGYTLILVTALVGSFASREDARGPALVLAALVYPAFLFTLRLKYFEFLVLRTFCPWCAISAVSITVLSVIVALELRRTARR; translated from the coding sequence ATGCCAGACGCCACCGCCCCACGCCACGGCCTCCTCGGCCTCTCCTACCGGCAGATCATCGCGCTCATCGCGCTGGTCAACGCCTTCGTCGCGACCTACCTGCACCTCTGGAAGCTCGGCCTCGCCGGTGAACTCTCGTGCGGCGCGAGCGGCGGGTGTCACATCGTCCAGTTCTCGGCGTACAGCTGGTTCCTCGGCGTCGACGTCGCGCTGATCGGCGCGATCGGGTACACCCTCATCCTCGTCACGGCGCTCGTCGGGTCGTTCGCCTCGCGCGAGGATGCCCGCGGGCCGGCGCTCGTGCTCGCGGCGCTGGTGTACCCGGCCTTCCTCTTCACGCTGCGACTCAAGTACTTCGAGTTCCTCGTGCTGCGGACCTTCTGCCCCTGGTGCGCGATCTCCGCCGTCTCCATCACCGTGCTCAGCGTGATCGTCGCGCTCGAGTTGCGGCGCACCGCGCGGCGATGA